From a region of the Oncorhynchus tshawytscha isolate Ot180627B unplaced genomic scaffold, Otsh_v2.0 Un_contig_3343_pilon_pilon, whole genome shotgun sequence genome:
- the LOC121844163 gene encoding zinc finger protein 3-like: MDRDRASPSPSNLPESPGHNSPGSALLLDLKRVSVRLVDCRKTPGQSGTVREGHEEVDLISSSDTPNCRSLSGRSLSSGEPQQHVTDVTEKSLSRSEHLKKHQQRCRGKKTHHYCFDCGKSFTRRSGFIMHQRIHTREKPYCCSQCGKSFTCAGGLKVHQRIHTGEKPYSCPECGKCFTASNAFKYHLRNSYRERPYP; encoded by the exons ATGGATCGG GACAGAGCTAGTCCGTCCCCTTCCAACCTGCCGGAGTCCCCTGGTCACAACTCTCCTGGTAGCGCCTTACTGCTGGATCTGAAGAGGGTGTCTGTGAGGCTGGTCGACTGCAGGAAAACACCAGGGCAGAGTGGAACTGTGAGAGAAGGACATGAGGAGGTTGATTTGATTTCATCAA GTGACACCCCTAACTGTCGTTCTCTCAGTGGGAGGAGCTTAtcatctggggagcctcaacaacatgtTACTGACGtgacagagaagagtctctccagatcagaacacctcaagaaacaccagcagagatGTAGAGGGAAGAAAACTCACCACTACTGCTttgactgtggaaagagtttcactcgcaggagtggcttcattaTGCACCAGCGGATTCACACCCGAGAGAAACCGTACTGCTGctctcagtgtgggaagagtttcacctGTGCAGGAGGTCTTAAAGTACACCAAAGAATCcatactggagagaagccttacagcTGCCCAGAATGTGGGAAGTGTTTTACTGCTTCTAACGCCTTCAAATATCATTTGCGGAATTCATACAGGGAGCGGCCTTACCCC